In Massilia forsythiae, one DNA window encodes the following:
- a CDS encoding AraC family transcriptional regulator, translated as MIDPLAEVVGLLQPGVRYTKIVGGAGRWGVRRAETGQPSYCVILDGACRLAVEGAPPLVLQAGDFVLVPATYDFAMSSMEQPGVEAFGMDPVMLGPGEFRLGAADGLPDVRYIIGHCVFGSPDAALLVSLLPRLVHVRDAPRLATLVQLVDDEARARRPAREVVMARLLEVLLIEALRSTAGTAASSGLVRGLADARLAGALRRLHEAPARAWTVAELAQEAALSRSAFFERFSLAVGMAPMQYLLTWRMALAKDLLRRGACGIAEVAERVGYSSASTFSVAFARHVGAPPARYTRRQEAPGA; from the coding sequence ATGATCGATCCATTGGCCGAAGTGGTCGGCCTGCTGCAGCCGGGTGTGCGCTACACCAAGATCGTCGGCGGCGCCGGCCGCTGGGGCGTGCGCCGCGCCGAGACCGGGCAGCCATCGTATTGCGTGATACTCGACGGCGCCTGCCGCCTGGCGGTGGAAGGCGCCCCGCCCCTGGTGCTGCAAGCAGGCGACTTCGTTCTGGTTCCGGCGACCTACGACTTCGCCATGTCGAGCATGGAGCAGCCGGGCGTCGAGGCCTTCGGTATGGATCCGGTGATGCTGGGTCCCGGCGAATTCCGCCTGGGCGCTGCGGATGGCCTACCCGACGTGCGCTACATCATCGGCCATTGCGTGTTCGGCTCGCCGGACGCGGCGCTGCTGGTGTCATTGTTGCCACGCCTGGTGCACGTGCGCGACGCACCGAGACTGGCCACGCTGGTGCAGCTGGTCGATGACGAAGCGCGCGCCAGGCGGCCGGCGCGCGAGGTGGTGATGGCGCGCCTGCTGGAAGTGCTGCTGATCGAGGCACTGCGCTCGACGGCCGGCACGGCGGCCTCGTCCGGGCTGGTGCGCGGCCTGGCCGATGCCCGCCTGGCGGGCGCGCTGCGACGCCTGCACGAGGCGCCGGCGCGGGCCTGGACCGTGGCCGAGCTGGCGCAGGAAGCCGCGCTGTCGCGCTCGGCGTTCTTCGAGCGCTTCAGCCTCGCCGTCGGCATGGCGCCGATGCAATACCTGCTGACCTGGCGCATGGCGCTGGCCAAGGACCTGCTGCGACGCGGCGCCTGCGGCATCGCCGAGGTGGCCGAGCGGGTCGGCTACAGCTCCGCCAGCACCTTCAGCGTGGCCTTCGCGCGCCACGTGGGCGCGCCGCCGGCGCGCTATACGCGGCGCCAGGAGGCGCCCGGCGCCTAG